One segment of Acidimicrobiales bacterium DNA contains the following:
- the rimP gene encoding ribosome maturation factor RimP, producing the protein MRELVEPVLAADGFELVDARFSSGALQIFVDRPGGIDLDAVAAVSTTVSQLLDEHDPVPGRYTLEVSSPGVERPLRRPEHFARFVGTTVNVKTRPDVAGERRVQGLLEAADDEGVVVAGRRLAYGEIERARTVFEWGPAPKPGSRPGKRRAVPATERAVS; encoded by the coding sequence GTGCGTGAGCTCGTGGAACCGGTGCTGGCCGCCGACGGCTTCGAGCTGGTCGACGCCCGGTTCTCGTCCGGTGCCCTGCAGATCTTCGTCGACCGTCCCGGCGGCATCGACCTCGACGCCGTCGCCGCCGTCAGCACCACCGTCTCGCAGCTGCTGGACGAGCACGACCCCGTCCCGGGCCGCTACACGCTCGAGGTCTCGAGCCCCGGGGTGGAGCGCCCGCTCCGCCGCCCCGAGCACTTCGCCCGCTTCGTGGGGACCACCGTGAACGTGAAGACCCGCCCCGACGTGGCGGGGGAGCGCCGCGTGCAGGGGCTGCTGGAGGCCGCCGACGACGAGGGCGTCGTCGTGGCCGGCCGGCGCCTCGCCTACGGCGAGATCGAGCGGGCCCGCACCGTGTTCGAGTGGGGTCCCGCACCCAAGCCGGGCTCGCGGCCGGGCAAGCGCCGCGCCGTCCCGGCGACCGAGAGGGCGGTGTCATGA